A segment of the Candidatus Cloacimonadota bacterium genome:
TCGTAGTATTTCTTTTTCATTAATGAGCCCACTTAAAAAAAGGGATTTAACCATTTCCCCATAAGGCGAATCTAATGATAAAATGGTTAAATCAGGCACTTTTTTCTCATTTACCCCTCCGCCAGCCGGCGGATAAGTCAGGGGTTAATGCGAACATTGTAATCCGCGGAACACGAGTCTCTTCGTGTTTGTTTTGGGACTTTACCTCAACCGCACACTATTACGAAGTCTAGAAAAAATAATTCGTAAAGTGTTGAAGAAAATTCAAATTAAAATCCGATACTTTTTTTCACATCCTTTTCAGGAAGTTTAATCTCATCATATTTCTCTTCATAATTTTCAATGTTCTTCTGTAGAAGTTTCATCAATCTTTTTGTATGCTGTGGATTCATCATTATTCGCGAATAAATCTTTGCCTCCGGAACTGCCGGTAATATTCTGGCAAAATCAAGAATAAATTCCGAATCATTAAAATTCATCAGTACAAGGTTTGAATAAATCCCTTCTGCGTTCTCTTTTGGAATATTAATCTTTATTTTTTGTGGCTGTTGCTGTTTTTTCATTGCTGCTCCTTTTGTTAATTTTTGGGTAAATTAGTATCTAAACAAATTAAATTTGGGAAGAGGATGAATAATATCGAGTTAATTCCGAAGCCACTCCTCCGAGATCCGGAAACATATGCCTTTCATCAATGCTACAGATATCCAGTTGATCGCGAATGTAATCCACCCGATTAGATGGAATAATGTATTTAACCAACGCATGTGACAATCCCTTATTCATAAGAATACTGTCAAGCGATTTGGTTTTATCAGAAGAAATGGTAAAGGCAGCGGATTGGGTAACAACGCGTGGATCGAGTGCAGATGGTTCTACAAGACAGACAAAAGAATTTTTAATCTCCTTCGATTCTGTCATTAAATTCCACAAGCTGCTGATCTCGTGATTTTTCAGTTCATCATTAAATTCATACGCATTAAGAACATAGGGTTGGACGTGGAATTTTTCATGGATCAATTTCCAATTCAATTTCCAGATTACTCTGTCTATTTTGGGATCACCGTTCAGAACTGCAAAGTGAGCGGCAATCAAAGGGGAATAAGTCCAATCCAATAACCGTGTTGGTAACCCGCGATGTTGTGCAATAACCAACCATTCCCATAGTTCAGAAGGTGTGATTTTGATATATGCTCTGGCGTGCCTGATAAAATTTCGCAATAAATGTTCTTCAAGGTGAGATTTCAAATGAGGCGGTTGATCAGGATAACCCAATCTATCCAAACTTGATAGCAACTTCCAATCTTTGTTCGGCATGCCCCGAAATACAGCGGATTCTCGTAAACGTCCACTATCAGGGTCCGTTTCTTTAGGAGTAACCAGTTCTATTAGTTCTCCTAAAGAATTAATCTTGCTTGTTTTAATTGAATTGTTCATCATAAATAGTTCCTCCGAAAACAAATAAATTACTAGGTTAATTTGTTCTCTACGGCATTTTGGGAAGAATTATATCGAACTAGATCTTCCCAGATAATTTCTCCATTATCACAAAAGTTGTTTATAAAAAGAAGGGTAAAATTATTTACTATTTGGGCATATTTTTTTTGAAATTCTTCATTTCTTTTTTTTGCTTGATGCCCCAATGGCTCAATTATATCTGTATATAAATTTTCATCGCCTGAAATAAATTCCCAAAATACTTGTCCGCAATATTTGAAATATTCTCCTTTGTCTTGTCTCAAATTTCTTCCGTAGCAGCAACCATTTACAGCAATAATATTTTTTTTCTTGTTATTTGTTCTGATTATTTTTTTGGTCGTGTTGAAATCACTTTTCAATTTAGCAATTTGGCTACTATTTCCCCAATTGGGACCAGATTTAATAGAGACAATGTATCTTATATCATCTTGATTAAATTCCAGATCAATTCCTTTAGCAGATGATTTCCATCCGCCATAAACTTTTTCGTTGATATAAATAGCAAGTCCTTCAAGAAATCCACCGAATATAGTTTCTTCTTGTGAAGAAAGATAGGCATTGAGGATTTGCATAATTAATTCTTGAGCGGTTAAAATATTTTTAACTTTGAAAAGGTATGGATTCTTTCGTTTTAATATTTTTGATAGATTAAGTTCCCGTAACCTTTTTAATCTCGTTGAATGAAAAGTGGATATATTTTGTTCGACGTATAGAATGATATCTTGATAACTAATTCCTTTCATAAAACCTCTTTAAAAATTTAAGATTTGCTGCTGACAATTTAGGTTATCTTTCACCATATTACAGTATTCCTGCATAATATCGATGCCAATGGAATTTCTACCTAATTCAAGGGCTGCAAATATTGTAGTTCCGGAACCCATAAATGGATCCAACACATAATCTTCAGGATCAGTAAAAAGTTTTATAAACCACGTTGGTAAGGTTTTAGGGAAAGTAGCGGAATGATTTTTATTATTACATTCTGTGGCTAAATGCAATACATTCGTGGGATAAGCCATATCCCGATTAATCCAATTTGAGATATTTTTGCCAAAACCACTCCCAACATCTGAGACATCTCTTATTCTGTCTTTTTTGCTAAGATTTTTTAATCGCTTTTTCTTCCAATCTCCCATTGGAACCATCACTGATTCCTGATTCATTTTAAATTTCGTTTGCTTATTAAATTGCAATAGCCTTTCCCAAGAATCTCTAAATCTGTTAGGCCATTTCCCTGGATAAGAATTTTTTTTATGCCAGATAAATTCCTCAGTCCAAAGCCAACCCTGTTTTCGCATGGCAATTATTAATTCCAGAACATAAGTATGTCTTTCGCCATTGACTGCTTTTTCTTTTATATTTAAAATAAATGTTCCTGTTTTCTTTAAAATTCTTAATAATTCTTTTGAAATTGGTAAAAACCATTCGACATAATTATCAGGATGAACGCCACCGTAGCTCGTTTTCCTTTGATCTGCATAGGGTGGTGAAGTTATCACAAGGTCAATAGAATTATCTTCAAATTTCGTCAATTCTAATGCACTATTCCCGCAAATTATCTTTGTTTCCATTTGTATATTAAATTTAATATTTGATTGTAATTAATACAGCGGATTCTCGTAAACGTCCACTATCCGGGTCCGTTTCTTTAGGAGTAACCAGTTCTATCAGTTCTCCTAAAGAATAAATCTTGCTTGTTTTAATTGAATTGTTCATCATAAATAGTTCCTCCGAAAATTGGTATATTATTTGAAATATTAACCTTTATCTAATTTAGAATTTTTACCGTAACAACAGCAATTTACAGCAATAATATTTTTTCGTCACCCAATTCTCATTATACTAAACACGTATAATTTATGCAATCAGTCCTACCCGAAATATAACGGATAGGACTGATTGGAGTTATATGTGCTGTATTTTTACTTTACAAATCAAACTCGACACCTTGGGCAAGTGGCATTTTTTTGCTCCAATTTATTGTATTAGTTTGACGTCTCATATATGCTTTCCAGGCATCGCTACCAGCTTCACGTCCACCGCCTGTATCTTTTTCTCCACCAAAAGCTCCCCCGATCTCTGCACCACTCGTGCCAATATTGACATTTGCAATACCACAATCGCTACCTGCATGACTGAGAAATTGTTCACTATATTGCAAATTATTGGTAAATATTGCAGAAGAAAGTCCTTGCGGAACATCATTATGCTTTTCAATCGCATCATCAATATCACTGATTTTTATCAAATAAAGAATAGGGGCAAAGGTTTCAGTTTGAACAATTTGCATCGAATTTTTTGCTTTAACAATTGTGGGTTCCAGATAACATTTTCCAGCCACATTTTCCGTAACAGAATTCCCCCCGTAAATTATTTCACCATTCTGTTCTCTAATAATATCAAGCGCCTGTTTATATGATTTTACAGCCTTTGCATCCACAACCGGGCCCATAAGAGTGGATTCATCGAGCGGATTACCGATTGTTACAGTCTTGTAGGCATTTGTTAATTTTTCCACAAAATCGTCAAACACGTCTTCGTGCAACAACACCCTACGTGTGGTTGTGCATCTCTGACCTGCGGTTCCCACAGCTCCAAAAAGCACTGCCTTTAAAGCAAGCTCCAGATTTGCATCTTCCATAACAATAATGGCATTATTACCACCTAATTCAAGGATGGTGCGACCATATCTTTTTGCCATGGCTTTGTGCACTCTTTTACCCATCTGGCAGCTACCTGTAGCACTGATCAAAGGAATGTTTTTATCATTGATGAGCTTTTCACCAACAGAACTGCCACGACCGATAACAAGGTTAAAAACGGATTTGGGAATATCGTTCTTTTCCAAAATATTCTGAACAATTTTTGTAACCGCTATAGCTGTAAGAGGGGCAGTGGAGGAAGGTTTCCAAATCATAGTATCACCACAAACTCCGGCAACAAAGGCATTCCAAGCCCATACAGCCACCGGGAAATTGAAGGCGGAGATAATCCCGACAACTCCGAGCGGGTGCCATTGCTCATACATCCGATGTCCCTCTCGTTCGGATTGCATGGTTTTCCCATATAATTGTCTAGAAAATCCCACAGCAAGGTCTGCCATATCAATCATTTCCTGAACTTCTCCAAGCCCTTCGGATAGGATTTTTCCCATCTCAATTGTTACGAGTTTCCCAAGGTCTTCTTTGTGCTTACGAAGTTCGAGTCCCATTTGCCGGACAATTTCCCCTCTTTTGGGGGCAGGGATTGAACGCCAAATTTCAAAGGATTCTTTTGCACTTTCCG
Coding sequences within it:
- a CDS encoding DUF3467 domain-containing protein gives rise to the protein MKKQQQPQKIKINIPKENAEGIYSNLVLMNFNDSEFILDFARILPAVPEAKIYSRIMMNPQHTKRLMKLLQKNIENYEEKYDEIKLPEKDVKKSIGF
- a CDS encoding aldehyde dehydrogenase family protein, encoding MLDTLKRLGIEEVNSGAFNGEWLDTHGEIIEVYSPIDDSLLAKVKSADRNDYQIVSESAKESFEIWRSIPAPKRGEIVRQMGLELRKHKEDLGKLVTIEMGKILSEGLGEVQEMIDMADLAVGFSRQLYGKTMQSEREGHRMYEQWHPLGVVGIISAFNFPVAVWAWNAFVAGVCGDTMIWKPSSTAPLTAIAVTKIVQNILEKNDIPKSVFNLVIGRGSSVGEKLINDKNIPLISATGSCQMGKRVHKAMAKRYGRTILELGGNNAIIVMEDANLELALKAVLFGAVGTAGQRCTTTRRVLLHEDVFDDFVEKLTNAYKTVTIGNPLDESTLMGPVVDAKAVKSYKQALDIIREQNGEIIYGGNSVTENVAGKCYLEPTIVKAKNSMQIVQTETFAPILYLIKISDIDDAIEKHNDVPQGLSSAIFTNNLQYSEQFLSHAGSDCGIANVNIGTSGAEIGGAFGGEKDTGGGREAGSDAWKAYMRRQTNTINWSKKMPLAQGVEFDL
- a CDS encoding PmeII family type II restriction endonuclease, whose translation is MKGISYQDIILYVEQNISTFHSTRLKRLRELNLSKILKRKNPYLFKVKNILTAQELIMQILNAYLSSQEETIFGGFLEGLAIYINEKVYGGWKSSAKGIDLEFNQDDIRYIVSIKSGPNWGNSSQIAKLKSDFNTTKKIIRTNNKKKNIIAVNGCCYGRNLRQDKGEYFKYCGQVFWEFISGDENLYTDIIEPLGHQAKKRNEEFQKKYAQIVNNFTLLFINNFCDNGEIIWEDLVRYNSSQNAVENKLT
- a CDS encoding FRG domain-containing protein, translated to MMNNSIKTSKINSLGELIELVTPKETDPDSGRLRESAVFRGMPNKDWKLLSSLDRLGYPDQPPHLKSHLEEHLLRNFIRHARAYIKITPSELWEWLVIAQHRGLPTRLLDWTYSPLIAAHFAVLNGDPKIDRVIWKLNWKLIHEKFHVQPYVLNAYEFNDELKNHEISSLWNLMTESKEIKNSFVCLVEPSALDPRVVTQSAAFTISSDKTKSLDSILMNKGLSHALVKYIIPSNRVDYIRDQLDICSIDERHMFPDLGGVASELTRYYSSSSQI
- a CDS encoding site-specific DNA-methyltransferase gives rise to the protein METKIICGNSALELTKFEDNSIDLVITSPPYADQRKTSYGGVHPDNYVEWFLPISKELLRILKKTGTFILNIKEKAVNGERHTYVLELIIAMRKQGWLWTEEFIWHKKNSYPGKWPNRFRDSWERLLQFNKQTKFKMNQESVMVPMGDWKKKRLKNLSKKDRIRDVSDVGSGFGKNISNWINRDMAYPTNVLHLATECNNKNHSATFPKTLPTWFIKLFTDPEDYVLDPFMGSGTTIFAALELGRNSIGIDIMQEYCNMVKDNLNCQQQILNF